Proteins encoded in a region of the Methylobacterium radiotolerans JCM 2831 genome:
- a CDS encoding deoxyribodipyrimidine photo-lyase: MAIQGERVRILNDVEPGGDGAYVLYLLQQANRATFNPALELAIEEANRLDLPVVACFGLLDGASGFPEANARHYAFLLQGLADAKAGLEKRGVGFVMRKCSPAEIAIALAEDAALLVLDRGYLAIQKGWYREIAAAVKTRIVQVEGDVVVPVETASPKHEYAARTLRPKLNRLWDPFLAPLKPRRVKHSADRLTLKSAIDVSDPEAVLAGMTLDREVGPVRRFTGGETQARKRLKAFLKDGFSGYGAGRNMPEAAAASHMSPYLHFGQISPVEIALAVREAKVGDSDDRGAYLEELIVRRELAMNHVYYTEGYDDYDRAVPDWARKTLAEHARDERPHAYSEAQLAAGETHDRYWNAAMREMRETGYMHNQLRMYWGKKILEWSPSPREGFARTLRLNNRYFLDGRDPNSFTNVAWVYGLHDRPWQKRKIFGTVRYQSENSLKKFDAKAYVRAVERLCAAEV, from the coding sequence ATGGCGATCCAGGGTGAGCGGGTCCGGATCCTCAACGATGTCGAGCCGGGCGGAGACGGTGCCTACGTCCTGTATCTCCTGCAGCAGGCCAATCGGGCGACGTTCAACCCGGCCCTTGAACTCGCCATCGAGGAGGCGAACCGCCTCGATCTGCCGGTCGTCGCCTGCTTCGGCCTGCTCGACGGCGCCAGCGGCTTTCCCGAAGCCAATGCCCGCCACTACGCCTTCCTGCTCCAGGGTCTCGCGGATGCGAAGGCGGGCCTGGAGAAGCGCGGGGTCGGCTTCGTCATGCGCAAGTGCTCGCCCGCCGAGATCGCCATCGCCCTCGCCGAGGACGCCGCGCTCCTCGTGCTCGACCGCGGCTACCTCGCGATCCAGAAGGGCTGGTACCGGGAGATCGCCGCGGCGGTGAAGACGCGGATCGTCCAGGTCGAGGGCGACGTCGTCGTGCCGGTCGAGACGGCCTCGCCGAAGCACGAGTACGCCGCCCGGACGCTGCGGCCGAAGCTGAACCGGCTGTGGGACCCGTTCCTCGCGCCGCTGAAGCCCCGCAGGGTGAAGCACTCCGCCGATCGGCTGACGCTGAAGAGCGCGATCGACGTCTCCGATCCGGAGGCGGTACTCGCCGGGATGACCCTCGACCGGGAGGTCGGCCCGGTGAGGCGCTTCACCGGCGGCGAGACGCAGGCCCGCAAGCGCCTGAAGGCGTTCCTGAAAGACGGGTTCTCGGGCTACGGCGCGGGGCGCAACATGCCGGAGGCGGCCGCCGCCTCGCACATGAGCCCGTACCTGCATTTCGGGCAGATCTCGCCGGTGGAGATCGCCCTGGCGGTGCGGGAAGCCAAGGTCGGCGATTCCGACGACCGCGGCGCCTACCTGGAGGAGCTGATCGTCCGGCGCGAGCTCGCCATGAACCACGTCTACTACACGGAGGGCTACGACGATTACGACAGGGCGGTGCCGGACTGGGCGCGCAAGACCCTGGCGGAGCACGCGAGGGACGAGCGCCCCCACGCCTACTCGGAAGCGCAGCTCGCCGCCGGCGAGACCCACGACCGCTACTGGAACGCCGCGATGCGCGAGATGCGCGAGACCGGCTACATGCACAACCAGCTGCGGATGTACTGGGGCAAGAAGATCCTCGAATGGTCCCCATCCCCCCGGGAGGGCTTCGCCCGGACGCTCCGGCTGAACAACCGCTACTTCCTCGACGGGCGCGATCCGAATTCCTTCACCAACGTCGCCTGGGTGTACGGTCTGCACGACCGGCCCTGGCAGAAGCGCAAGATCTTCGGCACGGTCCGCTATCAGAGCGAGAACTCGCTCAAGAAGTTCGACGCCAAGGCGTACGTGCGGGCGGTTGAGAGGCTCTGCGCCGCGGAGGTCTGA
- a CDS encoding SDR family oxidoreductase, with protein sequence MRGTVCLVTGATGGIGYETALGLARLGARVAIVGRDPGKLQACADRIRAAVPGAAVEPHRADLSAQAEIRRLAGTLRSAYPRLDVLVNNAGAIFDRRTLTVDGIERTWALDHLGYVLLTLELLDTLKESAATGGKPRIVNVASAAHYRGHIDFDDVEGARRYRAMGAYAQAKLGNVLFTYALARRLRGSGITVNAVHPGVVNTGFAKNTGGLLGAAWALMRPFLITPEKGARTSLRAASDPGLDGVTGRYFSHGRPKVSSAESRDEAVQERLWALSLRQVGRSD encoded by the coding sequence GTGCGCGGCACGGTCTGCCTCGTCACCGGGGCGACCGGCGGCATCGGCTACGAGACGGCCCTCGGCCTCGCGCGCCTCGGCGCGCGGGTCGCCATCGTCGGGCGGGACCCCGGGAAGCTGCAGGCCTGCGCCGACCGAATCCGCGCCGCGGTGCCCGGCGCCGCCGTGGAGCCGCACCGCGCGGATCTGTCCGCGCAGGCCGAGATCCGCCGGCTCGCCGGGACCCTGCGGTCGGCCTATCCGCGCCTCGACGTGCTGGTGAACAATGCCGGCGCAATCTTCGACCGGCGCACCCTGACCGTCGACGGGATCGAGCGCACCTGGGCGCTCGACCATCTCGGCTACGTGCTCCTGACCCTCGAACTGCTCGACACGCTGAAGGAGTCGGCGGCGACGGGCGGGAAGCCGCGGATCGTCAACGTCGCCTCCGCGGCCCACTACCGGGGGCACATCGACTTCGACGACGTCGAGGGCGCCCGGCGGTACCGGGCGATGGGCGCGTATGCCCAGGCCAAGCTCGGGAACGTGCTGTTCACCTACGCGCTGGCCCGACGGCTGCGGGGCAGCGGCATCACGGTGAACGCCGTCCATCCGGGGGTGGTCAATACCGGCTTCGCCAAGAACACCGGCGGGCTGCTCGGCGCGGCCTGGGCGCTGATGCGGCCGTTCCTGATCACGCCCGAGAAGGGCGCGCGGACCTCCCTCCGCGCGGCCAGCGATCCGGGCCTGGACGGGGTCACCGGCCGATACTTCTCCCACGGGCGACCGAAGGTCTCCTCGGCCGAGAGCCGCGACGAGGCCGTCCAGGAGCGGCTCTGGGCGCTGAGCCTCCGGCAGGTGGGCCGGAGCGACTGA
- a CDS encoding GCG_CRPN prefix-to-repeats domain-containing protein translates to MRMKLAGAALLALGTLTATAGTAEAAQGCGPGFHRGWYGWCKPNWRPYAYRPVYYARPVVYGWHRPWGWRHRWGWRHAGWHRPWGWHHHGGWHRAAWHHRW, encoded by the coding sequence ATGCGGATGAAGCTGGCAGGCGCAGCACTCCTCGCACTCGGAACCTTGACCGCCACGGCCGGGACGGCGGAAGCCGCCCAGGGCTGCGGCCCGGGCTTCCACCGGGGCTGGTATGGCTGGTGCAAGCCGAACTGGCGCCCCTACGCGTACCGCCCGGTCTACTACGCCCGGCCGGTGGTCTACGGCTGGCACCGGCCCTGGGGCTGGCGCCACCGGTGGGGCTGGCGCCACGCGGGCTGGCACCGCCCCTGGGGCTGGCACCACCACGGCGGCTGGCATCGGGCCGCTTGGCACCACAGGTGGTGA
- a CDS encoding DUF1328 domain-containing protein, translating to MTLLKWALICFVISLIAGGLGFTGIASGAGSLARILFGLFLLIAIVIVVIAFAVGQAVF from the coding sequence ATGACCCTTCTGAAATGGGCCCTCATCTGCTTCGTGATCTCGCTGATCGCCGGCGGTCTCGGCTTCACCGGCATCGCCTCCGGCGCCGGCTCGCTGGCCCGCATCCTGTTCGGCCTGTTCCTGCTCATCGCCATCGTGATCGTGGTCATCGCTTTCGCGGTCGGCCAGGCGGTGTTCTGA
- a CDS encoding chloride channel protein, translated as MVEKRDEVRETTDAPPPQRSRYRRSIMRLRSASMEAYPLWRGRLLFLVGGIGVGLAAVLMAKGADLAQDGFRRLTAPSPLIALVLTPAGFALAALLALTVFPNSQGSGIPQVIAARHARDAGFRYSLISPRVAFGKVLVLFLGLFCGASAGREGPTVQVGAAIMAAFGRLTPERLPGLLLAGGAAGVAAAFNTPLAGIVFGIEELGRAYEARSSGLIVAGIVAAGLTSLGLLGNYTYFGTTDAALPLAAGWIVPLVAVVGGLAGGLFSRLVILFARGLPGAAGRAIRKRPVIFAAACGLCVALCGLASGGAAYGTGYEEAKAILHGDAAAGWTYAPLKFAATVLSSISGIPGGLFAPSLAVGAGLGGTVHGLLPGMPVGAVVLIGMVAYLTGVLQAPITSFVIVTEMTQNHAMVIPLMVAALLADAASKAICRGGLYHTLAEIMLERADVPAQPVAKTG; from the coding sequence ATGGTCGAGAAGCGGGACGAGGTGCGGGAAACGACGGATGCCCCGCCCCCGCAACGGTCGCGCTACCGACGCTCGATCATGCGCCTGCGGTCGGCCTCGATGGAGGCTTACCCACTCTGGCGCGGGCGGCTGCTCTTCCTCGTGGGCGGGATCGGCGTCGGCCTCGCCGCCGTGCTGATGGCCAAGGGCGCCGACCTCGCGCAGGACGGGTTCCGGCGGCTCACGGCGCCGTCGCCGCTGATCGCCCTGGTGCTGACGCCCGCGGGCTTCGCCCTCGCGGCGCTCCTCGCCCTCACGGTCTTCCCGAACTCGCAGGGCTCGGGCATCCCGCAGGTGATCGCCGCCCGCCACGCCCGGGATGCCGGCTTCCGCTACTCGCTGATCTCGCCGCGCGTGGCCTTCGGCAAGGTGCTGGTCCTGTTCCTGGGCCTGTTCTGCGGTGCCTCGGCGGGCCGCGAGGGGCCGACCGTGCAGGTCGGCGCCGCGATCATGGCCGCCTTCGGCCGCCTGACCCCCGAGCGCCTGCCCGGGCTCCTCCTCGCGGGCGGCGCCGCCGGCGTCGCGGCGGCCTTCAACACGCCGCTCGCCGGCATCGTGTTCGGCATCGAGGAACTGGGACGCGCCTACGAGGCGCGCTCCTCCGGCCTGATCGTGGCCGGGATCGTGGCCGCGGGCCTGACCTCGCTCGGGCTTCTCGGCAACTATACCTATTTCGGGACGACCGACGCCGCCCTGCCGCTGGCGGCCGGCTGGATCGTCCCGCTCGTCGCCGTCGTCGGCGGCCTCGCGGGCGGCCTGTTCAGCCGCTTGGTGATCCTGTTCGCCCGCGGCCTGCCCGGCGCGGCCGGACGGGCGATCCGGAAGCGGCCCGTGATCTTCGCGGCGGCCTGCGGGCTGTGCGTCGCCCTGTGCGGCCTCGCCTCCGGGGGCGCGGCCTACGGGACCGGCTACGAGGAGGCCAAGGCCATCCTTCACGGCGACGCGGCGGCCGGCTGGACCTACGCGCCCCTGAAATTCGCCGCCACCGTGCTGAGCTCGATCAGCGGCATCCCGGGCGGCCTGTTCGCGCCGTCCCTGGCGGTCGGGGCCGGCCTCGGCGGCACGGTCCACGGCCTCCTGCCGGGCATGCCCGTGGGCGCCGTCGTGCTGATCGGGATGGTGGCCTACCTGACCGGCGTGCTGCAGGCGCCGATCACCAGCTTCGTCATCGTCACCGAGATGACCCAGAACCACGCGATGGTAATCCCCCTGATGGTCGCGGCCCTGCTGGCCGACGCGGCCTCGAAGGCGATCTGCCGGGGCGGCCTCTACCACACCCTGGCGGAGATCATGCTCGAGCGCGCCGACGTGCCGGCGCAGCCCGTGGCGAAGACCGGCTGA
- a CDS encoding phosphatase PAP2 family protein gives MFGTLRVGLALLGAALPLQAFAQSAANLSALRGLVPVARLQATPDGKAALDANLRVTGDIQTGELKQPTLLPFPEQQQLALRDCFITDGNAANLADGLGTTLAQAYHAKATYSDYKTFTSIAPAVANLIGYTNNVTKSNSNSGKYFFANATTNGKHPVSEEAAAILSNGAVTDVFGKAYDRPAGSPGADRYGNSRPFQTLPRLLTYRGKDYFGDASDSLDWLRGPSQDLVNSPSYPSGHTTYGYTESMVLALLVPERYQQMVARAAEYGNDRIIVGAHYAMDVLGGRATSLHALAHLLANDPAYVGQIRKNPAVLDKASAEADKTVGVTDYRALLTEARAAMTEALKAGCGDTVAACAAKDTGRFKDAAANAAFYAATQTYALPVVHPDTAGRREDVGKVAPEAGHLLTAAFPALTLDEANAILTETQGPGGGFLDDGSEFGVYARLDLYTAAGKAAALAASRAGAGATR, from the coding sequence ATGTTCGGGACGCTGCGGGTCGGATTGGCGCTGCTCGGGGCGGCCCTGCCGCTCCAGGCCTTCGCACAGTCGGCCGCCAACCTGTCGGCCCTGCGCGGGCTGGTCCCGGTGGCCCGGCTGCAGGCCACGCCCGACGGCAAGGCGGCGCTGGACGCGAACCTGCGGGTCACCGGCGACATCCAGACCGGCGAGCTCAAGCAGCCGACGCTCCTGCCGTTCCCCGAGCAGCAGCAGCTCGCCCTGCGGGACTGCTTCATCACCGACGGCAACGCCGCTAACCTCGCCGACGGCCTCGGCACCACGCTCGCCCAGGCCTACCACGCCAAGGCGACCTACAGCGACTACAAGACCTTCACGAGCATCGCGCCGGCGGTCGCCAACCTGATCGGCTACACCAACAACGTGACCAAGTCGAATTCGAATTCCGGCAAGTACTTCTTCGCCAACGCCACCACGAACGGCAAGCATCCGGTCTCCGAGGAGGCCGCCGCGATCCTGTCGAACGGCGCGGTCACCGACGTGTTCGGCAAGGCCTATGACCGGCCGGCCGGGAGCCCCGGCGCCGACCGCTACGGCAATTCGCGGCCGTTCCAGACCCTGCCGCGCCTCCTCACTTATCGTGGCAAGGACTATTTCGGCGATGCGTCCGACAGCCTCGACTGGCTGCGCGGCCCCTCGCAGGACCTCGTGAACAGCCCGTCCTACCCGAGCGGTCACACCACCTACGGCTACACCGAGTCCATGGTGCTCGCGCTCCTCGTGCCCGAGCGCTACCAGCAGATGGTCGCCCGCGCCGCCGAGTACGGCAACGACCGGATCATCGTCGGCGCCCACTACGCCATGGACGTGCTGGGCGGCCGGGCGACCTCGCTGCACGCCCTCGCGCACCTGCTCGCCAACGATCCGGCCTATGTCGGCCAGATCCGGAAGAATCCGGCCGTCCTCGACAAGGCGTCCGCCGAGGCCGACAAGACGGTCGGCGTGACGGATTACCGGGCGCTCCTGACGGAGGCGCGCGCGGCGATGACGGAGGCGCTGAAGGCCGGCTGCGGCGACACGGTGGCGGCCTGCGCGGCGAAGGATACGGGCCGGTTCAAGGACGCGGCCGCCAACGCGGCCTTCTACGCGGCGACCCAGACCTACGCCCTGCCGGTGGTCCATCCGGACACCGCCGGCCGGCGGGAGGATGTGGGCAAGGTCGCGCCGGAGGCCGGCCACCTGCTGACCGCGGCGTTCCCGGCGCTGACGCTGGACGAGGCCAACGCGATCCTCACCGAGACGCAGGGCCCGGGCGGCGGCTTCCTCGACGACGGCTCGGAATTCGGCGTCTACGCGCGCCTCGACCTCTACACGGCGGCCGGCAAGGCCGCCGCGCTGGCGGCCAGCCGGGCGGGGGCCGGCGCGACGCGCTGA